GAGCAGAGTGGCTAGCTACTTCACAGCAACAACAATTTTTAAGCATTATTCGTGGTAAGCCTACAAAATTACAACCACCGATTGATGACATTAATACTTTCTGGTCAGCACAAGAAAAAGCAGCTGTTGAAAAAACACTTGATTCGCGTTCAACTATCGTTGGAAATGCAAAACAAGTTCAAGAGAAACTAGCAGCCTTTTTAGCTGAAACAAATGCTGATGAAGTCATTATTAGCTCACAAATTTATCACCAGGAAGATCGACTACGTTCTTATGAGATAGTAGGAGAAATGTTACAAAAAAACGACTGATTGCTCAGTCGTTTTTTTTTGCGTAACTTTTATTATGCCATCCATTTTGGTGGTGTATCTTTACTCCAGTATACTTCGCCAATAGTGTGGTGTGTTTCATATCCATCTTGTTCTGTATGATAGTGGAAATTGAACCAATAGCCTTCTTGTGGACGGTTATCTCTACGAACATGGAAACGTGCAATATCTTGCTTTGTTCGCTCATCATATAAGTCAAATATTTTCTCACCATAACCAGCATATTGTGCTTCTGATACCTTAATATAAGGAACTTCATCACTTCCTACATCTTGTAAGATTGTTGCAACCACCTCTTCAATTCCAGGCAAAATTTCAGAAGTAAAGTTAGCTTCAATTCGATTCGAAATTTTCGGTCCTAACTTTAGGAAAGCTTGCGCCTTTGCTTGCTCTGTTAAGCTACTGATTGGATCTGTATCCGGAATAAATGCATCGACTATTTCAGTCGTTTCATCTATAAAAACAGATCCATTATCTACCAGAGAATCGTCTTTGGACGACTCGATTTCTTTATTACTTGCTTCCGTGTTTGTATGTAATTGTACCGGGGGGACATACATGCCTAACGTCATAATTGAAACCAATACGACAAATATTTTTTTCAACCAAATATTTTTCATCACGTAAGTACCCCCCTTTATCAATTACTGCTGTTATATTAAATTTTAGCATGATTATTTAGAAAGTCTATCTTTATATATACTTTTTAATCAAATTGAAATATTTTTATACATTTTCAGGCGCGCATCGCACATACTATTGGAAAAAAGGAGTGTAACCATGTCAGAAGAAATGAATTTATTAATGTTTAGTGGTGAATATGACAAAGCAATGGCAGGCCTAATTTTAGCAAATGCTGCACGTGAGCTTGATGTTGAAGTAACCATGTTTTTTTCTTTTTGGGGTTTATGGTTAGTTCGTGATCCCGAAAAAATTTCAAACGAGGCCAAGACTATTTACGAAAAAATGTTCAGCTCTTTTTCACCTAAGGGCATAGAGGACCTCCCATTATCAAAAATGAATTTTAACGGTTTAGGAAAAAAACTATTAGTTGATATGATTGATGATAACCATGCACCTCACCTTATACACTTCTTAAAAGGCGCACGAAAAAAAAATGTGAAGTTTTATGGATGTAAACTTTCAGTAGATATCATGGGCTTTAAAGAAGAAGAGTTATTACCTGAATTAGAAATCGTTGATGCAAAAACATATTTAAAAAGTGCGTTACAATCAAACATGCAGTTGTTTATCTAATAAAGTCTTTAGCCGTGACAAAATTATGTCTTATCCCTTTTATGCATAACACTTTCATCATTTAAACATAGGCTGATGGTAGATGTTTTTGATTAGAAGGGCGGATTGACGATGTTTAAAGCAAAGATCGGTAATAATATAAACTATCCAACTGGCGAGTTAGAACAACACTTTCAAGCATTTCGGAGACACATAGTTGGCCATCATCACGTATTTCATTCTCCTTATGGAATAAAAAAAATCATATACGCAGATTGGACGGCTAGCGGTAGACTATATCGTCCAATCGAAACAAAAATCACTAATCTTTTTGGTCCGTTTATCGGAAATACACACACAGAGTCAACTGTTACAGGAACCACAACAACAGAGGCTTATCATTATGCGAAAGAAATAATTAAAAGCCATGTCCATGCAGATGATTCTGACATATTAATCTCAGCTGGAACAGGTATGACGGCTGCTGTAACTAAATTACAAAGGTTACTAGGGATACGTGCCCCCGAAAACATGCAAAAGCAAATGCATATAAAGAAGGAAGATCGTCCAATAATCTTCGTCAGTCATATGGAACATCATTCTAATTATCTCTCTTGGCAAGAAACAATTGGTGACGTAGTTATGTTACCCCCAAGATCAGATGGTACGATCAACATGGATGAGCTTCAATCACTCCTCACCAAGTACAAAAATAGAAAACTGAAAATTGGCGCCTTTACGGCTTGTTCCAATGTAACCGGCATTCAAACAAACTATCATCAATTAGCAAAGATTATGCATCAGCATGGTGGGGTCTGTTTTATTGACTTCGCTGCTTGTGCTCCTTATGTTGAGAT
The nucleotide sequence above comes from Paraliobacillus zengyii. Encoded proteins:
- a CDS encoding YpjP family protein encodes the protein MKNIWLKKIFVVLVSIMTLGMYVPPVQLHTNTEASNKEIESSKDDSLVDNGSVFIDETTEIVDAFIPDTDPISSLTEQAKAQAFLKLGPKISNRIEANFTSEILPGIEEVVATILQDVGSDEVPYIKVSEAQYAGYGEKIFDLYDERTKQDIARFHVRRDNRPQEGYWFNFHYHTEQDGYETHHTIGEVYWSKDTPPKWMA
- a CDS encoding DsrE/DsrF/DrsH-like family protein, whose amino-acid sequence is MSEEMNLLMFSGEYDKAMAGLILANAARELDVEVTMFFSFWGLWLVRDPEKISNEAKTIYEKMFSSFSPKGIEDLPLSKMNFNGLGKKLLVDMIDDNHAPHLIHFLKGARKKNVKFYGCKLSVDIMGFKEEELLPELEIVDAKTYLKSALQSNMQLFI